A window of the Streptomyces griseochromogenes genome harbors these coding sequences:
- a CDS encoding CAP domain-containing protein, which translates to MGRHRRSAAGRAAEGRATGVTDTHSPVTGGEYPQDSSAGEHAPMGIAPYLNPEAYAEANARSTAYLYAMDAEAKPMTPGDGGFARGGGPSPDHRHRKRVATPVRTGLLGVSAAVAIGTIAVTTGAIPGLDNYRLGGSTHTTGDDRVQAAGTPSNSASEQGGTSGSADSPGGGASATHHGTGHSAPPARPASPSVSASPSAPASSAPASPTPTEKPTEKPSEKPKPTDKAGAPRTGPSRTATKAPTASSAPVTVSARAAAEAEVLKLVNEERAKVGCSPLAANSALSGLAESFSDDMAARDFFDHTDPDGATPWDRAAKAGITDLGGENIARGQADAAAVMRAWMNSPGHRANILNCDFKTLGVGVHLGTGGPWWTQDFGY; encoded by the coding sequence GTGGGACGCCACCGACGCTCCGCCGCCGGACGCGCCGCCGAGGGCCGCGCCACGGGGGTCACCGACACGCACAGCCCGGTCACGGGCGGCGAGTACCCACAGGACTCGTCCGCGGGTGAGCACGCGCCCATGGGTATCGCTCCCTACCTGAACCCGGAGGCCTACGCCGAGGCCAACGCCCGGAGCACGGCCTACCTGTACGCGATGGACGCCGAAGCCAAGCCGATGACCCCCGGCGACGGCGGCTTCGCCCGGGGCGGCGGCCCGTCCCCGGACCACCGGCACCGCAAGAGGGTGGCGACGCCGGTGCGCACCGGCCTGCTCGGGGTCTCCGCCGCCGTCGCCATCGGCACGATCGCGGTGACCACCGGCGCGATACCCGGCCTGGACAACTACCGGCTCGGCGGCAGCACGCACACCACCGGCGACGACCGGGTGCAGGCGGCGGGCACCCCCAGCAACTCGGCCAGCGAGCAGGGTGGCACCTCCGGCAGCGCGGACAGCCCGGGCGGCGGCGCCTCGGCCACGCACCACGGCACCGGGCACTCGGCCCCGCCGGCCCGGCCCGCCTCCCCGTCGGTCTCCGCCTCCCCGTCGGCACCCGCGTCCTCGGCCCCGGCCTCTCCCACTCCCACGGAGAAGCCCACGGAGAAGCCTTCGGAGAAGCCGAAGCCGACGGACAAGGCCGGCGCACCCAGGACCGGGCCGTCGCGTACGGCGACCAAGGCGCCGACGGCATCCTCCGCACCGGTGACGGTGTCGGCGAGGGCCGCCGCCGAGGCGGAGGTGCTCAAGCTCGTCAACGAGGAGCGGGCGAAAGTCGGCTGCAGCCCCCTGGCGGCGAACTCCGCGCTGTCCGGTCTGGCCGAGTCCTTCAGCGACGACATGGCCGCGCGGGACTTCTTCGACCACACCGACCCGGACGGGGCCACCCCGTGGGACCGGGCCGCGAAGGCGGGCATCACCGATCTCGGCGGCGAGAACATAGCCCGCGGCCAGGCGGACGCGGCGGCCGTGATGCGGGCCTGGATGAACAGCCCCGGGCACCGCGCCAACATACTGAACTGCGACTTCAAGACCCTCGGCGTCGGCGTGCACCTGGGCACCGGCGGGCCCTGGTGGACGCAGGACTTCGGATACTGA
- a CDS encoding acylphosphatase — protein sequence MSEDVRLVAWVRGRVQGVGFRWFTRAKALEIGGLSGFALNLGDGRVQVVAEGAREGCEGLLDWLQGGDTPGWVDGVTEIWDTPRGGYDGFAIR from the coding sequence ATGAGCGAGGATGTACGGCTGGTCGCCTGGGTGCGCGGACGAGTTCAGGGTGTGGGTTTCCGCTGGTTCACGCGTGCCAAGGCGCTGGAGATCGGTGGGCTGAGTGGTTTTGCTCTCAATTTGGGCGATGGCCGCGTCCAGGTGGTCGCGGAGGGGGCGCGCGAGGGGTGTGAAGGGTTGCTGGACTGGCTCCAGGGCGGCGACACGCCCGGGTGGGTGGACGGTGTCACCGAGATCTGGGACACACCCCGCGGCGGCTACGACGGCTTCGCGATCCGCTGA